The Ostrinia nubilalis chromosome 19, ilOstNubi1.1, whole genome shotgun sequence DNA window AACCGTTAGaaacaaacattgctaaaaagtaatgttacttttaaaacaCGTCTAACGGACTACCGTTAGGTACAAGTATTactagagaagaaagataattatttaaaattacactgagttagattgaatgcaatctacctccgaacggtaacaccgttgtaaaaataaattacactgcgaaataagtaatcacagtaatttttataagttttcagccagtacataataatttagaagtacttacattatgatggtaatattttacctgaatcacgtcacgactagtacctgtgagatgggtcgcgaactagcggagctaattctacgaccgtctcaaacgggaactaaaacaccaatggcgagaatatcgaaacctagtttcgagctaccgttggtggcgctagtgtcgttaattgaggcgtgcttaggcggtgggggaccggagcggaagtcacgtgggcagattatacgtcaaaactagtactcaaacaggaaaagacagacactactctctcattataaaggcttcgaataacggtacagtactgtttaatacTCTTTCAATTGTCTATGATTTAACGTAAAGTGTTGAcagatttaaattttataaagaaACGGGTAAAGTTATGTCAATTAGACCACAGCAAATCTTGAATGAATGGTCCCTTGGCGAGAAACTTCAAGTTCTGTCCATTAAAGTTTTAACGTTCTTCGTGCAAGAAAGTAGTCCAACTACCGATCAAAATTGACAAAACTAAAACAATCTATCATTTCAATCTTTCAGCCAATTTGTTTTATGCAGAACATGCAGGTTTTTTGACCGCAACCGTAAGTACCTGATTTTATGTGAGATGCTGTATGCCAATGTGGATTCATAAACACACTGTTACATAAACAATTTATAACGCGTTTTGTTTTCTTCAGATGAAAACTAATCACTATTAAgacatccagcgtcttccttgTTCCTCGTATTAATCACCTATCATAACTATAGGTGACTGAGATAaattattgtcccgaagtggtagtAGAGCAAGCTAATAGGCTAGGCTCACCGttcatatttataaatattttgatactTAAGGTGGGCTAAGTCAATTCTCGTAGTGGATATGGAGTATGGACTTAAATTATATTGATAGGGCGTAGGTACTTATCTATGCTTCATATTCTTCCACCTTGAcctagcatattttttttaattttgtgacGTCATGTTGAGCGGTTTTAGcaatttttgtacttttttaacGCACAATCAACTTTTTTGATCTATTGAATAAAGTCCGTGTTATTTTGGCCCAAGGTGATAAGTTATTCCCATTGAGATATAGGTAATGTATAATTAGTCTAGTCTTTAATCTTTACATTTATTCTAATGTCTagtaaaaatattgacaaaattATTGGACAATTCAATAAGAAACACGGTTAAGTTAGTTGgttcttttattttttgatagacTCAAGTTTTTCaatgttttaaaaatcactttacTACACTCGActacaaaaataagaaaatgcaTTGAACGGAGAACCCACAATCGAAATAGAATGAAAGGGAATAATTTGTATTAGGTGTAGCAACACTAAACGTCAGTTTTTGACAATGTCAAATTCATAGACAATTAGCGACATCTTCCTTTTTGTCTACGGACACGTCGTGAGCACGTTGTATTTAGTGTAGTTTTTACggtaaaaactacaaaaatgtCGTCCCATCTCAACTGGATGATCATTCGCAACAACAACGCCTTCCTCGtcaagaagaagaacatcaaaAAGCCGTTCAGCAAGGAGCCCAACAATGTGACTAACCTCAACTCGTACCGATACAACGGCTTGATCCACAAGAAGGCCGTCAGCGTGGTTGAGAACCCGGACAGGAAAGGATTCACAGTTGTGTACAAAAAGGCCAAGGCAACCCACAAGCCCGCCAAAAACACTGTTAGGCGGCCATTCAAAGCTGGCGCCAGGAGGTCCCTCTTCAAGGTAAAGAGACTGCTGAAAGCCAACCACTACCGCACCGACCTTTGCAAGGCTACCCTTCGTCGCGCGTCTGCCATCCTCAGGTCTCAGAGGCCCATCAAGGCGAAGAAACCTAAGGCGGCAGCTGCCAAGACAGAATAATTTTAACATGTAAgggattaataaaaaaaagttaaaacacTATAACCTTTTTCATTTCATATTGGTAGACTATTCCTTGTTACAATATCTAATAACTTCATTTAGTTTGTATACTGTAAATTTAgcataaataattacatattatttagttttcagACTTTTCCTAGATGTTACTTTTGAGTCCATCACCTTGTATGGGAAAGAAACATTAGGATCACTACTTCACCACATTGAGATATCCCACTTAAACTTTCAGATTTAAAGTAAATATCTAGCAAGATAGTTttgaatgtacctactatattatttgtttacaatCATTCATCGCTCTCAAGTACTTGGTTTGCTGTACAGTTCATGTGCAATTCTGTGAGCCTGTGATTATGGACAGCAGTCTGCATTCATCACTGGAACTTTTAATTCTACATCTAGACTCACTAGGCTTAGGGCTATATTtgaccgggacaccatggcggcgcaaccagtcgccgctaccaacaaaatgtatacagctttgcaCAACCAAACAGACACCAGTTGAGTaactctatagagctgtatgcgttttgttggtagcggcgactggttgcgaagccatggtgtcccggtgaaatatagcccttagggGGAGATGTTGCCATCCATTATTGACCTTTTGCTTGTATAAGTTTTCTTCCATTACAATTGCTTAATATTCTGGTGCAGTTTTTTTTGGCCAGAAGATTCGatctaaaaaaataaaggattaaaagaaaaatatctgtttgtttatgcatcatatattttattcaaaacaaaccATGATTACCATCACATACATTTGGAATGTAAAATATAACGCACTACTAATAACACACTGGTTAACTGTGAAATATTGAATAAACTAGCCTcacatgattttaaaaaatctatatCATACATAATTTTGGACTAAATCACATTGTAAATGGACATTAtataaatacacaataaatgcAGTGCTTTCGCTTCAAATATTCAATACATTATTTAGTACAGAAACATTCCTTGCTTCaagttaatttataataattatttacatagatttattataaacaaatgaGAAATGCATAAAGCAAATAATTCTAACAAGAATTTTGATATGCATACAAATTcattatgtaaaaataatgatattatttaaaaaaaaaattgtagtctgtctttaatatttcaaaaagtacataattattattatacccaTAAACTAAAATATGTAACTTTAAATTAGTTTGTACTGTAAGTTAAAGAGAAAAAGTATTTGAGCTTTTATAATTTACTCATTATCTACATAGTTAATATTATCAATTtgatttcattataatatttaaattgttcAGGAAAATACTTTGTGCACAAGATCAAGTTTGCAAGATCAAACGTTctgttataatataaagttataaGAGACTAAACAAGTATATTATTGTTCTTTGTTGATATTAAACATCCATCTACAAGTTCCTATACTACCAAGAGCTTCACTCATATCTAACTTCTAACAATCTAAAAGGACATAAAGCATTGTTTTCTATTAGGGGGCTAGTAGCGTCTATGAAAAGCTTCAGGTACAAAATACATAGTAGACATGAAAAATAAAAGGCACAAACATTTAACCTACCCTTACAAAGGCACAATACACCAAAATTCATCCAAGTAGGTTACTTACAATAATACAGGATATTAGacaaaaatgttataaatatcCAATGTTATGGGAATTTTGGAGTATAAAGtacatttcataattttatattcatattatttatacatacatattactaTAACACTTTCCAAATGTAGTGgaccaaatatttatttaattttattatacacaTCACATCAACTTATTCTATTTATTACATAGACATATAGATATATTAAATTAGTCCCAGAATACCGGATAAATGATTATGATATTAGTATAATGTGCGTGTCTAGAAAATAACTGTTCCAAGTATTTCAAAgcaaaaatagaaaatatttatttagagcaAGTTTAGAGCTCATTTATGTTACAGTACAGTTCATGAATTTAGACAATgtatactttttattttgtaatgtaaacaACATCTCATACTCATACCGTTTTGCCTGTGGTAGGCTGGagattaaggccgggtagcagagaaaatggcgaaaatgaggttttcatttttcatttttgaggtactaaacagtaaaattaaaggctaagatttttattgggcatagttgaggatattttctagggctattaacggatggaaacacgatttgatgaagttgactcgatagaataaattcccaaagttacctctattcgttttctaattatggttttatttttaaaataagcgatttgagattctaaatcttttactaaactaaagttcagaaataacttgagggcttttaacggatggaatttttatattgcgtcttatttagttactatgttaaaaaatgtggaaaaaatcgtccatgacggcttggacaatctcaatcagtcgcgcggtggcgcttacggaggacggacgcgtgtcagttttttggacgtgacagttcgcgatttgtcaatatttttgacaatgatgactttgatgagtcacagtataataatatcagtgttactggagaaagctaaaatatttgataattaagaattatcaattttgtctacctattgaaatttaaatcgttcgcatccttttaaacgaagactctactcatgatacatagtaaattccttaaatatgagacaaaaccaatgagttaaaattacatattaatagtacctacatacaatcgtcttacacttattagaagagcacactgatacaaataaataataaaaaattaggtcagagggtcaaatataggggcagctgcacgtcactgaaagacgattctgtttactcggcatctgggctggagaacatgaacccttgtttacagatgcagatgtaaatggagttataactagacaaattttacatgaaatgtttaacagaaatcagttaaaagacacatacatggaataccaataaggttgcggagggaaagctacctattataaactagcggccgcccgcgacttcgttcgcgtggaccttgttttacccccgttagatatcatgttgatagatggcgtttcacggcttcccccgaatgaatatttacgaacgtcatacagtagtttgtccagcgctgtagattttaaccaatgacgataggtagagttcgctttttagacacgtctttatttatttatttatttacggtataccaacaacattacatacaaagtaattacatgaaAATCTTACATATAGAAGTTTAGTGTGTATGCATGCCAATAACAGGTACACACAGCTTTGGCTAATATACTtagtttatttcaaattaatttcagatatgaagtacagtcaacagcatatcagaccacatacatttttgtagaatagctcacaTTTTAAGTTCTTAAGGCACCACACTGTTGggcttgatatgctgtcgtctgcAGAATCAACACAGCGATTATAGCACCACTGCTTATATTTACTTGCGTTGGTTGTGAATACTTAAggctacaaaaataaatgaaagtacACTGAACAGCTAAGCGGAACCTTACTAAAATGGGTCAGcagtttactttttaatttattttgagaatcattGAAGATATCAATATCGGGAACCCTACTGGTCATTTCGTTATATTTCGCACATATTCTTGATAACGGATAATGCAGTCCCAGATTGGTTCTGCAGAAAGGGATGTGCATAATTTTAGAGATTCGATAACGCGGGTATTTATGTGGAACAGAaagattaatttttgaaagaagTTCTTGGCAATTTACTTTGTTATTCAATAGTTTATGGAGAAATAGTAGATCCGCAACAGTACGTCTATCGCGAAGCGAAACCATTTTAAAATGAGTCAGCCTTTCCTCATAGGGTTGGGCATGGGAAATACCATGAGACGTATATGCTAGGTATCTTGTGAAAGCACGTTGTATACTTTCAACTCTTTGCGATGGTGCACTATAAACAGGGTTCCAGGCTACACTGGCAAATTCAAGGTGACTGCGAATAAAACTATTGTACaagatttgtttacatttcgGCAGCCTGAAACCCTTTACACTGCGCTTCAGAAAGCCGAGCATTTGTGCTGCTttttttactttagagtcaATATGGGACGAAAACTTGAGACCAGCGCTTAATGTAACTCCTAAGTCACGTATTTCATCCACTTTTTCAAGAACTATGCCATCTAGATGATATATAAAGTAATGTGATTTCTTTTTACGTGTAAAACTTATATGATAACATTTAGTTGGATTTAGGGTCATGCCGTTCAAAACACACCAAGACTTAACACCATCCAAGTCAGCCTGCAAAGTTATAGCATCCTCTTGGCTATTTATAACTTTAAAGATCTTTAAGTCGTCAGCAAAAAGTGACACATTGCTATTTTTTATATGATTACTAATGTcattaatgaaaattaaaaagagGATGGGGCCTAAGTGGGAGCCCTGCGGTCGTCgtcgtcttatttatttattgaaatttatttgtcacatatcgtcataagttagcctatatgttaatctgggttataaacaataatactataaagtttcaacaaaatccgtacagtaatttttgcgtgaaagagtaacaaacatccagacatcatgacatccagacatccgaactttcctctttataatattatagtaggataggatattcacaatccaaactaataataaaactatttaactgtcctgcaatgaaaagcttgatcgggtacaacacctcaagttattttagaacttcatttcattaagggactctgattatcaaatcgcttaggtatctaaagtcaaacgattctgaaatgtcaagtggcataaagttgggactaataaataacccattaagatagtagcgccctcctgtcaatgacatacctggaacgatagagtattggacaactaataaaaatgcttagtcctaaatgactgacggatatcgtagagacctgaaagttggaaggtgtgttctttgtatgacgtaggcatccgattttccgaaatggggtcaagaaatgaagggggtgaaataagggggcaaagtttgtatgggacagtgattctttggttcaatctacttgaaattttgcttaacaattccttaatattataatttatgacaaacgtgtaaaaggggtagaaagttattttgggagtcttactgcttttgatttaattactttttatttttacaagtgtttgaaaactccatgtcaaattgcaatcaatgtcaagtgaaatctcaaattgaaatgtctcaatctcaatgaggaggctctgcatttattcctagaattcccctaacaccgtcaaattaccctttcgaattcaagacagtgcagtttcccatcaaaatctgcttcgtaatgactataaacaaagctcaaagtcaaactctagcgacctctgcataaactcccatgagtgctcagagcgggtgcctgcggcaggtaaccgcgtgtgatgctcatagtgattttcaatacagagccccgtacatacgttatacataaattatggaaagaaaacacccagaccaatacaaaaaaatatgtatgcaattttagtatgatatttttatttattaataaacaaaaagactgaacaaaattgatgcgtgtactgattaatgtaattaaccacatgcaaagtttcgtgaattgcaacaactataatttattatccaagctctaaataatcgctactaagagtaactgatcataaaatgtttttccaatcgctcaagctcccgaggacctaacgataggtcgggtgacgtaatcttgaaaattccagaaggtcgggtgacgccacgcctctttgaaccgtgtttactttggcagttatattttatatttattcgattctaaaatatattcccaaaaattctgaaagttgttttaatttgtatcacttggatatgatttgtattagaaagtgctgtgagtgtgacgcttgaacggaaggaagtcaacctaacctaaccaactggtatttctatactgtgtagccgcgagagctctttggcgcgctgtcttcggcgaagtattgcgcgcgcagattttgacagcgcgaaatacctactttagcagaaataccaagccttaacatgtattgtaacataaatgaaattaaataaaatatgaagaaTGTTGCACTGTCCGGCATAggtaagtaaatattaattcaTGATGATTTATAATACAATTCCTACAACATTTAAGATAGAGATATATTTAGGTGTACGAGCACAACGCCCTTTTACTACTGAAGCTCATTAGTATTGACGCGTGTtagttacaatatttattttcccattTTAGCTATCTAGACACATAACCTATCATAGGCACACatttatttatccatattatttaGTTTATCATCTTACAAATAAAACTAGAAGAGGCAGTGTAGAAGGTTACTACAGTAAGTTAGTGGGACAATCAGAGCAAGCCAAGTATGGTGAATCGCAAGAGCTTGAAACTAATGGCATAGTAAAGGAGAACAGTAAAACATCTTCGTAATTAATCTAGTTTCGTGTTAAGACTGGTTAAAGGTACATTCACATTAATACGAGGCGTACGAGTGATTCGTCCGAAGAAAACTGTGGAGCGTTTTGCGTACGTGTGAGCCACTCTTTAGTGACGTATTACATAGTCTGAAATTACGTGAGTACTTTACGTTAGCCCTGGCGTAGCGCCAGTATTCAATGGTTTGGGATGTTTTGCTACTTCTATTTTACTATGGAAATTCTTAAGCCACATTTTTGGATTAACGGCCAGAAATAGCTCTATTTGAAGACGACCATTATTATTTTAGACGATTATTTATCATAGATTATCACCAGTACAAAGATCTTTAGAAAGAATTGTTATTGAGTAAAGTTGGTGCCAAAATGTTAAGCAACCATTAAATTACGATTAGTTACATTATAATACTGATTTGGTTTTGGATTTCATTATGTGCATAACTTAATTAAAGAAACATTAaaactaaagtttaaaaaagttcTTACTTGGTTAAGTACATTATAGTAGGATTCAAACTGTTCTTTACAAGCCAAAATAAGTCAGAATCACCATAATATTGAGATTAGGTCacgtttttgttaaaataatacaatctCATACATTAAATTTCAATCAACCATTATGTACAAACTAAGTACgaaatgtacatttttatttaattgtagtTACGTATAATCAATTAATTCTTAGGAttactgaaaaaaatcatgaaaataattaaacataatagactcaattcataattaattaaaatacacctACAATAATGGCAATTTAAATGCAATAAATcgaatatttacataaaatgacTAGTTAACTTAATTACTATGCTATGATATTATTTGTACACTTTTGTGACATTGTTTTTATTCACTTTTGTGACAAGTGGCAATTAATTGTAACATTACACACAAAAACGGGTAGGAATTTTTCATAGCAATGCGGCGGTAAAATCAACAAACGTTCGGCATAAAGATCAAAGGTTTAAAAAACATCAgcatcaaaaaaa harbors:
- the LOC135081303 gene encoding large ribosomal subunit protein eL28, whose product is MSSHLNWMIIRNNNAFLVKKKNIKKPFSKEPNNVTNLNSYRYNGLIHKKAVSVVENPDRKGFTVVYKKAKATHKPAKNTVRRPFKAGARRSLFKVKRLLKANHYRTDLCKATLRRASAILRSQRPIKAKKPKAAAAKTE